The genomic region GTTTCACTTCTTGGTCTTGGAAAGTGTCCGGATAGATAATGGGATTACCTACTTGATGACCAAAAGCATAATGAAGTGGATGACTGTAAATAACTCCTCAACCATAATCATGTTATATTCATGTTAGGATGGACAGATCTTCCAGGTAAGGGCCTTCCCGCATTGTTCTTGGGCAAATTAAGGCTCAAGTAGAACATTAATTACTATGTGTATTACTCTTTTTCTTTCCTCCAAGTTTATCTTCTCTTGAACTTGTTGCACCATTTATGAGTCCTGTCTTCTGGCATCTTTGTTATATTTATTTTTGAAGATAGACTAAGTAATATATTTTAATGAATCAAATCACCTTTGGTCAATGAAAATCTGAAATCCCAGAATGTTGGTGGAGTTTATTAGGGCTAGCACTTAATCCTGCATTGTCAACCAAGCAACAATTAGCATTTTATTAGGGCTAGCACTTTCAAACGTTGAAATACCAATTGATTATGCATCATGAGGTTTGATATTAAAAGTGGAAATATAGCATCTTTCCTACCTTCCAAATCAATTTTGAAAATTGCATTTCTgcataaaaattgtaaaaaatattttaaagttgGAGATCCATGAATTTAGAAATGCAATTCAACTTAAAGTTCTTAATTTTAGAGAAGCTCTAATAAATAGGGCATGATATTATTTAGGAAGCAATTTCACATCCTATAACATATTTTGTTTTGGCTTCATGGGACCCCTTGTTTCTTAAAAACAGACTTGAAGCTATTATCCAAAAAAGGATTCCAATTAATACAGTAGTTGCTCCATTAAAAAAGGAAAAACTTTATCTTCTTTTTCATAATTATAAATTTGTATGAGAACATTTTAGTTAATTATAAATGATTTCCCAAAATGTTGAGAATTATGAATCCTTTGACGAATACTTGGTAAATCAAGACATTTTACTTATCTTAAAACTCTTGCATATAACACATCTTTTGCTTTGTTCTTAATGATTATGTTATCTCTATAAACCATGCAAATATTCATATAATTTAATTGAAGAGTTCCTGGGTTTTTCGTCTGATTTTTCTTTGGAATGGAGTTCATAATGTCAATTGTAACAATGCCTAGAGCTTGATTGTTTGATGTACCTAATATTTGAAGATTTTTCAAATTTGATAATTCTTAGAATATATTTATGTCAAAAAAATTGTTAAGCTGATAAGATAATTTCTAACCTTGTCCCAATTTCACTGGTTCAAATTTACAGTCCTAATAAATAAAGGTTGCTATTATTTAGAAAAAAATTTTGGTTAATCTTATAACATAATTTACTTTGGCTTCATGAACCCCTTGCTTTTTCTCCAATTAATCCTTctattgttcaataaaaaattcaaattaataGAGTCAGATCTTCGCATTGATATGATAATCAACATCCCTTGCCTAGTTCAGAACCAGTACCAAAAGAGTTTGTTTGCAGATATACAAAACTCATGAATCCATATACTAGAACAAACAGAATAAACTCAGTAGACACTGCCAGTAAGAATGTTATGATTGTAAAACTGATAACTCAGAAATGAGATATATCTTTTTATTTGTAAAAAGATCCGTTAACAAGCTGAGGAACTATATGCAAGTTATAACATACCCAAACCAGTCTCCCCAAAAAAGAAGAGATACAATCAAGAACAGATTTGAACCGGTGATTAGAGACTTGACCCATGAGGACGATATTGATCTCTATAATATAGAATAAACTttaaacatacaaagtaaacttcaCTGACTTCAAAAACATATAACCTGTCCACCAATAATTCTTAGcatatacaatttttttaatacTTGAGAGTTACTGTAGCTTATGAGTGTCTATTGAGGTTTCTGTACACATCCAGGTGTGATTAATCATATATTACCAGACTCAAATCTCAAAAACAGTCAAAGATCCAGGGTAGCAGCATGTATAGTAGAACCCTTGAGGTCCGATGATGCAGCCAAGGTGTCAATCAACTTGAATGTTCCTCCTATCTCATTTGGAGGTTCGACCATACAGAAATGTTGACCTTGAATGGTATTCCATTTGCTCACAAAGATTTTATTGCCGACCACTACAGCGAAGTCAATAGATCGAGCCCAATCCTCCGTTGGAAGAGGCCCTAGAAAGTCCAGGTTATCTTGGCCATAGTCATATTCAATCAATCCCCTTCCAGAGAAGCAATAAAAGCGCCCAAATACACATACATAACACCAACTGTCAAATCTATTCTCCATAGTTTTCCAGCTTCTTGCATTGGAATCAAAAACCTCAAAGCTACCAGAATATCCCATTACATAAAACTTGCCATCTGCAAAAACACCATTAATGGAGAGCTCGATGAACTCCATAATGGTTTTCATATCGGGGAGAAGATCTATCAAGGCAATATAGGTGTTCATGTCGGGGAGAAGATCCCATTTGTCCTCTTCAACATTGTAAACTAAAGCGCTACGGACCGGGTTACCGAAACTGTACCTACGGTTCCATCTATCAATGTAAAACCTGTCAAACCCCCCACCAACATAAATCAGTCCTCCGTGTTCATCCGCGGCGGATGCAAATCCATTCAGCCATCTGGGCATTTTGGCACCCTGCCGCCATTTCAAACAAGCAAAATCGTACAACAACACACATCTTGTAGAGCCGGCAATCAAATCGGGGATCAAAACCAGTTTTTGTTTCACGAAATGGCAGTGAAAGATGTTGTTTATTTCTCCGGGAATGGGCGGTAGACTTTTACAAGAGTTCTTCTCGAGGTCGTAAACCGCTACTCTGTTGCAAATGCCGTCTATTTTCTGCAGCATGCAAATCCGTTGCTCCGAAAACTTCAATCTTTTTTTTTCTCCATAGAAGTGGGGGCTTTTCAATGCGGCGTTCCAGCTTTTGCAGACACACCTGAGTTTGTGATGAGAGTTCAGCTTCACTCTCAGTAGACATTCCCACCCAATTTCATCTGGAAGACCGGGAAAGAGAGATTCCATTGCAATTACAGCAAGTTGTATGCTAGTCGCACTTTTCAGGATTTATAGCAGAGAAATTGTCTGAATCTCAAATTGCTGGTGCTTTTTCACACCCGATCTTCTCTACTTATAAGCACCAAGTTCAAattatatgtttttttgtttttctttttagttTGCCGACACAGGTTATTGTTGTTCATTGAATCATAATGTGAAAGAAAATAATATGAGTTATTTCATTTATTTGTTgaatttttattctattttaatttttttatttatttaaataattaaatattattttttaaggtCCAAGGAGTTTCTTATGTGAAGGGGTGAGATCCTGGAACGTTTATCCATGTAATTAAAAGTTAGTCTATAATGGCAACTTCCATTGATTACTCATGGAATTCACATTTTATTGGTTTAATTAAAAGATatgaaatttatttataaaaaagcTGAAAtttgcttataaagacaaggcaTGGGAGCACACAATCATgctatgtggctcaatgagatacaagggtaggtatgggtaggtaggagaaataataaaatattccacaagaggtggatcacacACCAaaagtggaatgtaacaacaaaataagaccacaaaaggtggaaattttctacatacatcatccctatgtgcacacttctctaagtgtctcatatccaaactactatgagatgcattatcctaagtcaacttaaataaagtgtaattatgagacataatttacaccgaCAATATTAAATGTTAAGTATATAAATATCAAATATGTATTAATATATATTAGATATTAATTAAGAGATAtcattattcaaaacttgaataaaataattcataaaaaatacATGAATCAAGAATGATATTCTTAAACTATTAAGGAAAATTAGGAGCAAAAAAatagaagatagagaaagaaaattcaaaacatagaggATAGAGGGTACAAAAATGATCATTCGGAGGAAGGAAATTGCAGAATCCAAGATACTAGGGAATGCACGCAATCAAAACATCAACATCAGGGATATCAAACCATAGATCTTTCCGCAAAAGCTTCAATGGATTTTGGGTTTCTTGAGAACTTAACAATCATATGTAGATTCATTGGACCAAAAGTAGATTGAGCAACAACTAGGGGTTTGGATCAAAAAACCATGGAAGATAGAGGTGATAAAAAGATTTAAGCCAAAAgggttttttttgttatttttgcaAACCAAAAGGAAAGGGAGAAGGTTTTACAAGGAGGATTGTGGATGATGGAAAATGACCTGTTATACATGCAAAAATGGCTCCTGAATTTTAATCTACTCACTCAAGGTCCATATGATTCTCTAGTATGGATTCATCTATATGACATGCCTATTGAGTATTGGTTAGAAGACTCTCTGAAAAAAATTGGCAAATATTTGGGAACAACAATTGACGTCGACGCAAATATAGTGAATGTCGATTCCTATTTATATGTAAGGATCAAGGTGGTGGCAGTCAGGAGAATTTTGAAAGAAGTTAAGTTTTGTGTGAACGAAATACATTGGATCCCAAAAATTGAGATTGAATAAGAAAAAAAATTCTACCTTCGATGTTGCCAAACAGACTATATGGTGAGAGGTTGTAAGGTTGCCCCAAAAATAACAGAAACATGGGTTCTCAAAGTTGGAAACCCTATGAAAAATTTCGATGCATATTCTGAAGGAAAAAAAGCAATATAGGAGGAAATAGAAGTGAATAACAAGGACTttaaagaaaatgacacaattgaGCTAGGAATTGAAGTGGAGAATGGTGGAGAGACACATAGAAAATGGCATGTGTTGTCAATGAATTATAGAGATTTTAGATGAGCCCACACATACAAAATCGTGTAAATGTAGTGGTAGAGAGGTAGATTGAACTCAAGGAAAAACGCTTGCCTAATTTAAAGGATCGAGGTTTTATCACATTCCATAAAATTAACATTCTAATATTGAAAAGCCTATATCCCACTTCGAGAAATACAATATAATACTATTGTGTTTGATTCTAAAAACTCAAATACCTCCCATAAcatgataatgatttttgaaatattttaataatatagatttaaaaccaaatttttagtattaatatttaaaaaatttaaacaatggtGAATTGAGGGGTAAAGAATtagcatataaaatttaatatttcataATGCACCAAAATTTATTTTCGATTCATTTAATAGTGAAGTCATTGAACATTTGGATTGATCAAGCATACTATGCTAAAAGGCTATAAATAATGATGACATGTATAGGGGCAATCCAACAGTTCTAGTCTTTACCTATGTGATGATTTGTCTTTCTCTTCCCTATTGAGTAATGGGTTAATCAACATAGGTTATTTAAttgtatgatttttatttattccTCTTTTTTCATTATTCCTACCTATAAGGGTGATTGAGGCATAAGGAGTGGTAGATAGAGATTTAGATGACTACCATTTAGTTATCATTTATCATAATGAAACCCTAGATCCAAATAGGCCAATTATATATACAAAATGGTGTCATTGATCCAAGGATAAAAGTAGACATGGATTCATTGTAAAAAAATAATAGagataattgaaaaatagaaaaagaacgGAATAGAAAGTCTTATTTCTCAAAGAGAGAGGTACAAAGGTTGAAGGAGTTAGCTAACCTTAAGAAATAAGACATATTGGAGAAGTATTATTCTAAGcataggaatgcagaggatttggAATGAGGAGCCATCAATTTATGAATGTAGTATTTAAagtataaaaaaacaaaaaagtggAAGAAAAAGTTTATACTATTAGAAGTTAAACTTAATGGTTCAAGCCTAGTTAAAGATGCATTATTGCACCTAGATATTgacataatatttttttcaaaaagaatCTAGGAAC from Cryptomeria japonica chromosome 3, Sugi_1.0, whole genome shotgun sequence harbors:
- the LOC131031002 gene encoding F-box/kelch-repeat protein At1g15670-like; its protein translation is MESLFPGLPDEIGWECLLRVKLNSHHKLRCVCKSWNAALKSPHFYGEKKRLKFSEQRICMLQKIDGICNRVAVYDLEKNSCKSLPPIPGEINNIFHCHFVKQKLVLIPDLIAGSTRCVLLYDFACLKWRQGAKMPRWLNGFASAADEHGGLIYVGGGFDRFYIDRWNRRYSFGNPVRSALVYNVEEDKWDLLPDMNTYIALIDLLPDMKTIMEFIELSINGVFADGKFYVMGYSGSFEVFDSNARSWKTMENRFDSWCYVCVFGRFYCFSGRGLIEYDYGQDNLDFLGPLPTEDWARSIDFAVVVGNKIFVSKWNTIQGQHFCMVEPPNEIGGTFKLIDTLAASSDLKGSTIHAATLDL